Genomic DNA from Solanum dulcamara chromosome 4, daSolDulc1.2, whole genome shotgun sequence:
ggaaaaaagttttctcaagtaagtcatcatcagtgatattatctccacataattttaacatggaacTTACCTTGTGGATGTCAGAATTATACTATGGCACAGTTTTAAACTCTTGAAATCAAAAGTGTATCCAGTCATATCGGGCTTTTGATAACACCATAAGTTTTAGGTGGTGATATCGATCTTTCAAATTAGTTCATAATTCAAGGGGGTTTTTCATagttaaatattcaatttttaatcctTTATAAATATTATGACGGAGAAAAATCATGACTTTTGTTTTATCTTGGTttgatgctttattttcttgtttaatagtatcactAAGACGTTTAgcgtcaaggtgaatttcagcatcaagaatccatgataaataattttttccggaaatgtcaagtgccacaaactcaagttttgataaatttgacatgataaaaattgagatagaaattaatttagaaataacaaagacaactaaaataaaatttcttcaatagatatacctgatatagaagttaatttgtctgaagaaaattagagcttcgtgctgataacgtgttataatatatattaacttaataaaataagaatgagagagtaagagaaaagaaaggagaacagAGGAGAAATTTATCTGTGTATATTTTCTGTATCTGTGCTTAATCTGACATTGTAGGTGATGActtatttatagccaaaaagATGAAGTAAAATAGTGGAATATGGGCCCCACTTAAattaaacaaaacaaatatttcaagtggACAATCCACTTGTCCATTTGTTctttaacaataatatatttttagaatacTCTATAAATATATGGTctcattaatattataaattgataattctttaaaattataaaaatatctaagataatttagtaaaatatgattctagtatttttttttgttaaagttTAAATCTAATTGAAGTTCATGTCTAAGAACCCGTTTGgatcaacttaaagcccctttttagcttttggacgtgcttgtctaatgctaactttaactcataaagttcttaaagtcagttaaaaatgaaaagttaggattcctgacctttttttttcctaagtgctcaaagtcattttctttgaccattgaaattacttttatatcccttatattttaactaaatttccaaactaccatttttattcttttaaccctaaaattcacataatttttctcatttaagcacttttatccaaacactcaactgcttatttgtaaaaataaatttcagcacttcaaagttctaaaagcacttcatacataaaagttactttttttaagcccatccaaacgggctctaactTTTCTTATTGCATCCAAAAGTTTCGGTGTTGTATTTTCGAACTGCccaaaaaattgtgaaaatttctagacAAGATAAGTACTTCCCTATGCATAATTGGTTCCAAATGTATTGTATCgtattcaaatttaatattgTTTTCTTTGATGGTATCCACAATTTCTTCTAAGCTCTGGACCTCCGAACATGTATAATTTTCATGTGTGATCTAATAGGCTATTGACATTCATTTTATTGCGGTAACCGAAATTATTAATCATAACCTCAAATTCATAAATGTCGTTTTTACAAGAGAATTCATTTAAATTCCTCAAGGAAATGTAACCAAAATTAACCTTTATTAAGTCTCGAAAACactctttaaattaataaatattaatctatcaaataaataatatctttataaaataatactatTTCATAATTCCggtaatatttatttagaaagGTTTTGCTGTACTAGTATTTTGAAAGGCCTAGATGTTTGTGTTTAGGAATTAGGTGCTAATACGATTGTGTTTAGAGACATCACTCTTTTTCTTGAGCAATAGACTTGTCATAACAGATTGATTTCTTTCCACACAAGACaagattcttttcttttattgaaTGGACAGGTGCAGTAAGATATACAGGACATATATACTAAAAAACgtggaaaaccaaaaaaaataaatgattttacACAAGTCACACCCAATCATCTGTACAACCAGGAACCTCATGGATGCACCAAAAAGAAATATCAACAATGCAGAATCCCTTCAAAAACTTTCATGTTTTCTCCCTCAAAACAACCTTACATGAGTGCTAGTGGAGCACCTCTCTGCGCCTTGCGTCTTCACCTCCATCTTCCATAGTCCCAGTTGAAAGACATTTCTTTCACAATACCTGCCATCACCCCGAGGTACAGACCAAACCATTACAGAATTTTCCACTATAAGAAAGACTACCCTACAATGTAGAAGAACATGATCCATGTCTTCACCCGTGACCTCATACATGCCACCACAAACCAATGTAAGTAATCTCGATCAAATTCTCAGCCACCAAAACCCACCCCTCTTGCTGCTAAccaggtaaaaaaaaaaaacacatctTCTAGGTATGTTAGGGATCCAAGCTGAGATGTAAAGAGAAGCTACCTCCTCCCTAATCAAGAGCTTCTCATAACACGAGTTAATAGAAAACACTGCATGATTCCCCACCCCGGCCTTCAATATCATGGTAGTCCTTTAATGTGCTTTGATTGTAAACCAATTCATTGAATTGTTAACCAAAATGTTTATCCCCACACCACCTGTGCCCCACAAAACTAAGGCTCCTGTCTTTCTCCCTAAAAGACGCATCATCATTGAATTCTTCTTAGCCCTTTAAGATATTCCTCCACAAAGCACACCCACAATGCTTGTACAGAACATAACTGTGAAGGATTGTCAATATAAAACACTTAAACAACTCATCTCTTCATGGATAAATGACAATGGCGCTTAAAGTACTGTTTTTGTTGAGCCCTGTAGATAAACTCAGTTTCACCAGCGGGGGCAGAACGTTTCTTCATAAGCTCTCTTCGCGTTTGAGCAAATGGAGCAGATCTGCAAGTTCTGTTATTTGGTTTATCTTGTTGAAACTTAGCAGTCAAGTCCAAATTTGAGTTTGATTGCCTCAAGATTGACATCTGATATTGAAGTCTTTCGATCTGTTGTTGAAGACAGAAAGGTGAATATTCCGATTGAAGACCACGATCCACAATATGTCTAACTGCATTTCTTAGTGCATGTTTTTCACTGTTTATAGCCTTAATCTGCGAAAAAGACAAGTTTTAAACTTAATTTTGGACTTCAGAAGAAGTGATCAATTCATGATGCTATTTGCTAAAAGGGAAGAGAAGACTACATACTTGGGCTTGATAAGAACTATTCCCAGCATGAAGTATTTGCTTGGCAATCTGTTTTGAGTGACTTACATAATCCTTCAGGAGCAACACTGGTGAAACCAAGTTAACAAGCTCAAATGCATAGACATAATTAAATGCCAACAGCCATTGCTTTTTATTTCTAAGATTTTGGACGAAGCCTGCAACTCAAAAAAGAACACAAAAAGAAGGGGAAAGAAACGATCAGTCAGATAAATCCAAAGGTTTTTCAGTCTTTGGTTATCTTCAGAGGAACGAAGGGAGAGTACTGTAAAAATGTTGCCCGTCTGAAGTTCCAATGCTAAtgttttcaaacaccaaaccacaCCCTCATAATAACTGAACTGAATGCATTTTCTAGTTATATTGGCATCAAAAGATCtggataataaataaatcaaagaaTAAAAGAAACGTAAACAAAGGTTTATCAGCTCCAAGATTATCACCAACTTTATTCTGAGAATTGAGACCAGAACTCCTCACTAATCCATGTCACTCTATTTAAGTTCGTCTCCAACTAATATTTAATAATTGAAGTTATTTGACACTAGAAACTCTCTATCCCTTGATCTCTTCTACTGGCATAAAAATCCTAACACAACATAAACTTCTAATATTGGACCTAAAGCAAGTGTAATGAAAAAACCAAGCCTCAATCCCAATTCCCAACTAAGGAggttatccaaaaaaaatccaACCTAATTGGTTGGTATTGCTTAAATggatatttttctttcattatacTCTGTTCTCCCCCAAGTCTAGATGGGTCCGAAGAGATTATACACCTTTCTAGATAACTCCTGCACTGGTACAGTTCAAGGTCTACATCAGGACAAGACTAAATCATCGCAAGCGAGCTTCTCTTATTTATCCAATGTTTACTACTTTCACTTTTGTAAAATGTGATCATTTCTAATGTTGTTCATCCTTCTATGactactgattcatcaaaaactAATTAGTTATTTAGTTTTACAGTAAAAGTAAGCCTGCCGCACTTCTCCTCCTTTATAAACTGACAATGTGAGAAAGCCCACATATATTTCGGCAAATAACATAAAACTGTTGATTGCCAAGATCAAGGCTGCCCAGGAGAAATTCCACCTTCCTTGGACAAAGTTGAACCAACTTCAATGGGAAAAAATCATCATACAAAATGAATGCTGGTCCTAGCATGTCTGATCAGATTACCCCTCTTTTGTAGcatacataatataaaacaaGATGTATCCTACAAATTTATCTCTACAAAGGATATTAACAGGATCTAACCAATTAAAAAGGCAATTGGAACCAAAATTTCATAATCAGAGATATGAAGAGCAGAAATTTGTGACCCTGCATATTCATATTGGGAGGTGATTTTATGTGTACACAGGCACATTTCAAAGTGAAACAAACATTAGAAAGAGAAAGGAAACATACATGGGATCTCCTCTGTCAGCCCAAGGATTTTGACCAAAGCAACAACCCTTTCAGTTGGCTGAACTTTCTCCAGGAGACCTAAAAGTCTATCGGAATTTAAAGAATctgttattttataaatagcTAAAAGCTGCAAAAATGCCACGACCTCGGTAGGATTTTGTTGGGACCAGATCAATGTAGAATACCAGTCAGATGCAAACACAAAAGCTTCCATTTTAACATGAAGTTCAATATGTGGAGAAACTCCTCTCAGCTGGTCCAACAGATCAGAGAAACTCCTCATAACTGATGAGAAGTTTTCACACCTCACTATTTGTGTGGGATGACAGTTCCGGAAAACATCCAATACAAGCAAAGCAGGATCTGATGTACAATGTAAACTTGAAGCACAATTGCAGATTACATCATGTCCTTCGCCATTCGTATCCATGTTGTTGCAAATAGATTCATCTGTACAGCCTTGAGCCTgatgtttcttggatttttctatgGAAGGAAAATCATCACTTCCTGAAAAGGCAACAATAACACCAAGTCTAGGAGAAAATTTGACAATACCATATAAAAAATTCTTAGATCTAACTACTTACTTGAAGTATTATCTGAAATACCAAGGACGTGACAAATTTTAGATGTATTCACATGATGTGCTACCTTGTGATACAAACTCTCaagttcatctttatcaaaGGCAGATGCCAATCTATAGCAACCTACAAGAAGCAGAAAACCCAAGATTGCCAAATGGTTTTCCATTTCAGTCATCATCTTTGCTTTCCAGGCAAATGCAAGCTTGCTTGCTATTAATTTAGCCTCTGGTATAATCCCCCGTGAAAGTTCCATCAATTGTTCTAATAAAAAGATGCAACTCTGCCTGATAATATTACGATGGAATCCAATCTCTTCTTTCTGATGGTTGGGAGGATAAAACCCTTCCAGTGCCTCCAACACAAGCATATCCGAGTCCGGTGACATTCGAAGAGCACTAAAGACTTCACTGCGCAACAACTTGTGCTCCTTCGAATGCTTGTTTAAAAAATTCTGCAAATTCTTTCCACTCATGTTCATAAGGATAATTGCCATAGTATTGGAATGACCGAAAGTGCAAGCGCAGGCTTTGGCAGAGACTGATACAGAGTTGAGGGCCTTGGTGCCTGTGGGAATAAATGGATTAGTAGATCCCATCTGATTCATATTAGCTTGCTCTGGCCTTTTAGCCTCAAAAAGGAGGGATAGTGCAGCTTGATCTTCCTTCTGCCTTGTAAGCAATTCTATCTGCTCTTCAAGTTGTTCTACCGGATATTGAGACTGAAGTTTGTAATCCAGAATACATCTGATAACAGCTCTAAGAGAAGCAACCCTTCGTTCAATGGCGTCAATCTATTGACAAAATTTTAAATAGAATctctttttaaaaatgaatCTTTGATCTTAAGGGAGGAGGTTAATATATTGGCAACAGAAGTGGCATAGTACCTTTTCTTCGACGGGGCAGGTCTCTTTCTCCAAGACATTCACATAATTACTTTCAACACATTCCAAGTAATCTTTCAGAATGGCTGTGGGTGGGAAATGGTCCACTAGTTCAAAAGCATAAGCATATCTAATAGCTTCAAGATGTTGCTGCTTGGTAAGAAGAATCTGGACAAAACCTGAAATCATAATGAGTAGGTTGCTTTAGTTTGTAACCATGTGCAAGGGTAGTGCTATTCCCAATTACAATTTATAATAAGACAACCATGTGCACATGTAACAAGATTCCAGTACACCAGTGACCAaagaacttaaaatatttaaggaaAAGATCTCAGCTACATGTCACACTTAACTGCCATAAAGACATCTCACTTCTCATTTGTATAACAAACAAACTATTAATTGGAGAATTGAATAGCTACAGAGAAATGGAGTGTTGTGTTATATAATCTGAAATTTCTTACTTTTGCAACATGATCTCCCAATGGACAGCCAACTTGGTCCAATCAAGGTCCAACTTATTAAGTGTCTTGAATAGAATTCCCAACTATTTATGTCAATATTTCCAACTCTTAGTAAAGTTCTTAAGCAATTCACAAAATCAGAAGAAAAATTTTATGAAAGGGAATCGTGAAATGGGAAGGGTTATGCCACCAAAGGAGCATGGAGGATATTATCAGATTTTAgcaacaaataataaaaatctcCATATGCAAAATGAAAATGTAATTAGCCTCTAGGAATAGATCTTTTTGCTTCTGAATTTTTACGTGTAATCAGGTCCTTGTACAAGATGCAGATGACATTATCAACCTGGTCAGCAGAACGCACGAATTGTATAGCTTTCATAAGCACAATCTTTGTGCTCGTTTGATTCCAATAAAACTCTTAACCCTtgtcaaagaaaaaataagagtCTCCTAATGAAATGGCTATGGAGATGTGGCAGTGAACAAGGAAGGAAATTATCAAAGCATGCTGAGTAATGCAACTGGAGCACTAAAGTGAATTCAGCATAGTATTGTGTTGGAGCCTGGAAGGATATAAGCAAACTACTGCAGGAATCATTTCTGATGTGTCTTTGCAGTGGGAGATGGATGCTTGTTAAAAGAAATCATTaccttaatttatcaaaaaataaaataaataccaATATACTTACAAGGTAAATTCTGTTTCATACCAAGAGAACAACACAATTCTGCAAATTTGTCATGCTTAGCAACAATCTCCAGCAGGATCATAAGCTCATCAGCATCAAAGGAAGAAACCAAATTGTATGCAGCCAAAAGATACAAGAAACCCAAGACCCCGTCTTGGTTGCCTTCTGTAGCCTTCATTTTAACCTTCCAATCCCTTGCAATGTATCCTGCTATTCCCCTCACAGAATCTAGAATCTCTGGTGAAACCCTAATTAACTGCTCTAACAGAAGAATGCAGCTCCGTCGGACAACACTACCCTCAAACTCTGCTTCTCCCTTTCTCAAATGGGGAGGATAGAAACCTTCCATTGCATCAAGCACCAATGTTGCTGGGTCAGCAGACATCTGAAGAGCCTCAAAAACGTCATCAGACATCAAATCCAGCTCCTTCTCATGCTCATTTAAGAAAATCTGTAAACCCTTCCCATCCATTATCACACCAAATCTTGTAACAGCAGAATTACCTACAATAGTATCAACCCTGTCTGCTGCTACATCTTCAGTAGCTTCTGTCTTTAAGTGTGCATTAGGAATAGCATTCAACTGCTTCTCCTTCTCTCTGAACTCTCTACACCGATCCTCAAAATGCTCCTCTCTTGTTTCAAGCTCTTCTAATCTATCCTTAATCGTCTCCTCTCTAAGTATAACATCTTTCATGCGTTGCTCAAAAAGTCCTTGCTCTAACAGGAATTGTCTCTTTTCAGATTGAAACCCCTCATAGCTTTTTTCCGTAAATTCCTCTGCTGAATCCAGCttcttctcctttaaattaAGCTCTTCAACACGCTGCTTATATGCTTCTTGAGTAGAATCAAGCTCTATCTCCCTTAAATGGAGTCTCTCACTGAATGACTTCAAGTGTTCCTCCTGGAGTTCAAGTTTCTTCTTCATTGCACCCATAAATTTCTCCTTGTGCTCAATTTCCTTCTTCATTGAGGACAAGATCGCCTCATTAGAGTCAACTTGGCTTCCAAGAGCATTCAAGTTATCTACTTCAGCTTTGAATTTGTTTTTCACCAACACCAATTCGTTCTCCTTCAACTTCAGCTCAGTTTCGACAAAATTCAacttttttaccttttctttaAGTTCATTCGTCACAAAATCTAAGTTACTTTCCTTCAATGTCAGTTGTTTCTTCATGCTATCCGACATGTTTTCCATAACAGCAAATTCCTCTTTCATAGAATCCAAGTTAGCTTCCTTCTCCCATATTTCCATGTTCACATAGTccattttttcttccttttctctaAGTTCCCTCACCACTCCATCTAAGTTACTTTCCTTCAATGTCAGTTCTTTCTTCATACTATCCAACATATTTTCTATAACTTCAAGTTCCTTCTTCACAGAATCCAAGTTAGTTTCTTTCTCCCTTAGTTCCTTTGTCATGTaatccatttttttttcatttactcTAAGTTCCTTCTCCAGATAATCTAAGTTACCTTCCTTCACTATTAATACTTTCTTCACACCATCCAACCTGTTTTCCTTAACAGCAAGTGCCTTGTTCACAGCTTCCAGGTTATTTTCCTTTTCTACAACTTCTTTCTTCAATATCCCCAATTTACTTTCCTCTGCCCCAATTTCTTTCTTCACACTCTCCAACTTACTTTCCTTAACAGTGAGATTCTTCTTCACAGATTCCAAGTTATTTTCATTCTCCTTTAGTTCTTTCTTCACATAATCCATTTTTTTATCCTTTTCTCTAAGTTCCTTCTCCAAATactgtaggttactttccttcaCTCTCAACACTTTCTTCATACCATCCAACCTGTTTTCCTTAACAACAAGTGCCTTGTTCACAAATTCCAAGTTATTTTCCTTTTCTCTAATTTCTTTATTCGAAACCTCCAATTTACTTTCCTTTGCTCTTAATTCTTTCGTCATACTATCCAACTTACTTTCCTGGAAAATAACATCCTTCTTCACAGATTGCAAGTTACTTTCATTCTCCTTTAGTTCAATTTTCACATAATCCAACTTATTCTCGACCACCCTTAGTTCTTTCTTTGCATTATCCAACTTACTTTCCTGGAAAATAACATCCTTCTTCACATATTCCAAGTTACCTTGATTCTCCGTCAGTTCTTTCTTCACATTATCCAAGTTATTCTCGGTCACCCTTAGTTCATTCTTTGCATTATCCAACTTAACCTCCTTTATCACAAGCACTTTCTTTACAGATTCCAACCCCATTAACTTAACTTCAAATTCCTTCTTCATGCTCTGcaaattttgaaattcttcaattttttcagCCAATTCTTGATCTTTCAACTCAAGGGCATGTGTTTCATGGCGAATCCAAGTCTGAATCTTGTTCAACTCCTTCTCTTTAACATGAATCCCCATTAACTTTTCCTCCACATCCCCAATTTGTTTGCGCTCAAATTCAACCTCCTCCCAGAGTCTTTCCACCATCTTCTCCTGATCATTCAACTTCTCCTCCCTTAACTTCACAGTCTCAGCAAACCCTCTTCGCGCCGCACTCAAATTCTTCCACTTCAACTCCAACTCCTCCTCTTTCCTCTCTAATGATTCCCTAGCATCATTCACTTCCTTCAACCTCTCCGCTACCGATTCTTCAACAGCAGACCCTAAATGCACCTCCTTAGTGAAACATTCCTCCTCGAACTTCCCCCATTCTAAAATTAACTTGAGTATTTTTCGCCTCAACTCCACTGGTATCTCCTCGTTGTTATACAATGCTTCCGATATCTTTTCCAGTACACCCATATTTCTTCACCAACATACATACAAAAAACAAGAACCCACCAAAACCCCAGAATTTTTTAACTGTTACAAACAAGAGAATGATGAAGCAGACAAATTTTGCTTGATAAACAGAGAGTTTGGAACCAGAAAAACTAGAGCGAGCTTGATATAAAAGTAAGTTCTTTTGTGGAGTATACTAAAAGGAAACGGAAACCGAACCGGAACCGGAACCGGAACCGGAACCGGAAAAAGGTCAAAAAGAAGTGGGATTCAAAAAAGGTACAACAGAGTAATTTGACTTATGGATAGCACCTTAAATTTGACTGATGATAGAGTGTTCTTACAGAGTTGGTTTGATATAaagcaaaatattttttaagctttacttattttatttttttgtattagtgtgtaagtaaaaaaatatgttattttaaGAGCTTCTTTGATTATATgagataaaattataatttgaaatcatataaaatgaaattgaagttTTGTTTAAACAAAATCTCTTAAGTTATAATTTTTAcctataaatataaaaaattataaattgtaaaaactatcaaaattatacaaattcttTATACAATTTTATCAAATAAACAAAAGTTCATAAACCTAATTTGACTAAACTTGCAATCAATTGGccatttcataaataaaaaatctatctCCAATTCACCCAAACTCctcccttttttaaaaaaaaaataattcaactatTCTAACCTcacctttttccttttccacctaggagtttcatcaaacctctcttttttaaaattccCACAAACATCTCAACCAcacccctttttctttttccttttccacctCTCAATTCCACTTAaatcacttttttaaaaaaaaattcacaaacatcctaaccccaccctttttttttttcatttttcacccACCAAACTTATAATTACTCTCACCAACCCCACTCTTTTTAAATATCTCTTCATCTTCTACACAACAAAAAGAGatatatcaatattaatataaaaacaCTAACAACATCCAAAGCAAAGCAAGAACACCCAAagcagaaaaagaaaaaaaagaaaaagcatAGGCATAAAACAAGAATGAGCAATCCCTCAACATCTATCTAAAAATTTCATCtcgttttttttttcctattttgacTTCTCCTATCGTCTTCATTGTAAAGGggaggaaaaaagaaagaaaagataaaaatggGGATAAGTGAAAAAAGAGGATAGAGAGTTGAATTCGAAGattaaaaatagttttcttAGAAATCAAAATCACAGATTTGAACTTcaggttttttatttttttttaaattcttttgcTCATTTTTTGATGTGTCAGTTCATCCCCTTTCAATTCGTCGTTTCACTCGCCATTTTAAAAAAGGTaattctttttccattttttaaaCTTTCGTTTGTtttaatcatttattttataGCTTAAGTTTCGtgtattatttaaattaactaTTTATTGACTAagttcttttttaatttattttttttacaatttgAATGATGTATGTTGGGTTAAAGAatattgagaaaagatataAAGCCATTACTGAAATTGtcccttttttcaaaaaagacaCTTTAATTTTATGGGCGTTCGATGACCccttgaataatttttttttgatattaacATAACATTTATAGTCATCTGACATCATGAGTGTAACTCACTCTCTTGGAGGAGAGTGAAAGacctaaatttttttaaaaaaagaataatgtTTTACTTATTAAAAgtattttaatctttttctctttttatttcactttattttttaattttctatttataaataaaaaaatatatatttaatttcatccgaatat
This window encodes:
- the LOC129886260 gene encoding uncharacterized protein LOC129886260 isoform X3, which codes for MGVLEKISEALYNNEEIPVELRRKILKLILEWGKFEEECFTKEVHLGSAVEESVAERLKEVNDARESLERKEEELELKWKNLSAARRGFAETVKLREEKLNDQEKMVERLWEEVEFERKQIGDVEEKLMGIHVKEKELNKIQTWIRHETHALELKDQELAEKIEEFQNLQSMKKEFEVKLMGLESVKKVLVIKEVKLDNAKNELRVTENNLDNVKKELTENQGNLEYVKKDVIFQESKLDNAKKELRVVENKLDYVKIELKENESNLQSVKKDVIFQESKLDSMTKELRAKESKLEVSNKEIREKENNLEFVNKALVVKENRLDGMKKVLRVKESNLQYLEKELREKDKKMDYVKKELKENENNLESVKKNLTVKESKLESVKKEIGAEESKLGILKKEVVEKENNLEAVNKALAVKENRLDGVKKVLIVKEGNLDYLEKELRVNEKKMDYMTKELREKETNLDSVKKELEVIENMLDSMKKELTLKESNLDGVVRELREKEEKMDYVNMEIWEKEANLDSMKEEFAVMENMSDSMKKQLTLKESNLDFVTNELKEKVKKLNFVETELKLKENELVLVKNKFKAEVDNLNALGSQVDSNEAILSSMKKEIEHKEKFMGAMKKKLELQEEHLKSFSERLHLREIELDSTQEAYKQRVEELNLKEKKLDSAEEFTEKSYEGFQSEKRQFLLEQGLFEQRMKDVILREETIKDRLEELETREEHFEDRCREFREKEKQLNAIPNAHLKTEATEDVAADRVDTIVGNSAVTRFGVIMDGKGLQIFLNEHEKELDLMSDDVFEALQMSADPATLVLDAMEGFYPPHLRKGEAEFEGSVVRRSCILLLEQLIRVSPEILDSVRGIAGYIARDWKVKMKATEGNQDGVLGFLYLLAAYNLVSSFDADELMILLEIVAKHDKFAELCCSLGMKQNLPCFVQILLTKQQHLEAIRYAYAFELVDHFPPTAILKDYLECVESNYVNVLEKETCPVEEKIDAIERRVASLRAVIRCILDYKLQSQYPVEQLEEQIELLTRQKEDQAALSLLFEAKRPEQANMNQMGSTNPFIPTGTKALNSVSVSAKACACTFGHSNTMAIILMNMSGKNLQNFLNKHSKEHKLLRSEVFSALRMSPDSDMLVLEALEGFYPPNHQKEEIGFHRNIIRQSCIFLLEQLMELSRGIIPEAKLIASKLAFAWKAKMMTEMENHLAILGFLLLVGCYRLASAFDKDELESLYHKVAHHVNTSKICHVLGISDNTSKKSKKHQAQGCTDESICNNMDTNGEGHDVICNCASSLHCTSDPALLVLDVFRNCHPTQIVRCENFSSVMRSFSDLLDQLRGVSPHIELHVKMEAFVFASDWYSTLIWSQQNPTEVVAFLQLLAIYKITDSLNSDRLLGLLEKVQPTERVVALVKILGLTEEIPCFVQNLRNKKQWLLAFNYVYAFELVNLVSPVLLLKDYVSHSKQIAKQILHAGNSSYQAQIKAINSEKHALRNAVRHIVDRGLQSEYSPFCLQQQIERLQYQMSILRQSNSNLDLTAKFQQDKPNNRTCRSAPFAQTRRELMKKRSAPAGETEFIYRAQQKQYFKRHCHLSMKR
- the LOC129886260 gene encoding uncharacterized protein LOC129886260 isoform X2 — protein: MGVLEKISEALYNNEEIPVELRRKILKLILEWGKFEEECFTKEVHLGSAVEESVAERLKEVNDARESLERKEEELELKWKNLSAARRGFAETVKLREEKLNDQEKMVERLWEEVEFERKQIGDVEEKLMGIHVKEKELNKIQTWIRHETHALELKDQELAEKIEEFQNLQSMKKEFEVKLMGLESVKKVLVIKEVKLDNAKNELRVTENNLDNVKKELTENQGNLEYVKKDVIFQESKLDNAKKELRVVENKLDYVKIELKENESNLQSVKKDVIFQESKLDSMTKELRAKESKLEVSNKEIREKENNLEFVNKALVVKENRLDGMKKVLRVKESNLQYLEKELREKDKKMDYVKKELKENENNLESVKKNLTVKESKLESVKKEIGAEESKLGILKKEVVEKENNLEAVNKALAVKENRLDGVKKVLIVKEGNLDYLEKELRVNEKKMDYMTKELREKETNLDSVKKELEVIENMLDSMKKELTLKESNLDGVVRELREKEEKMDYVNMEIWEKEANLDSMKEEFAVMENMSDSMKKQLTLKESNLDFVTNELKEKVKKLNFVETELKLKENELVLVKNKFKAEVDNLNALGSQVDSNEAILSSMKKEIEHKEKFMGAMKKKLELQEEHLKSFSERLHLREIELDSTQEAYKQRVEELNLKEKKLDSAEEFTEKSYEGFQSEKRQFLLEQGLFEQRMKDVILREETIKDRLEELETREEHFEDRCREFREKEKQLNAIPNAHLKTEATEDVAADRVDTIVGNSAVTRFGVIMDGKGLQIFLNEHEKELDLMSDDVFEALQMSADPATLVLDAMEGFYPPHLRKGEAEFEGSVVRRSCILLLEQLIRVSPEILDSVRGIAGYIARDWKVKMKATEGNQDGVLGFLYLLAAYNLVSSFDADELMILLEIVAKHDKFAELCCSLGFVQILLTKQQHLEAIRYAYAFELVDHFPPTAILKDYLECVESNYVNVLEKETCPVEEKIDAIERRVASLRAVIRCILDYKLQSQYPVEQLEEQIELLTRQKEDQAALSLLFEAKRPEQANMNQMGSTNPFIPTGTKALNSVSVSAKACACTFGHSNTMAIILMNMSGKNLQNFLNKHSKEHKLLRSEVFSALRMSPDSDMLVLEALEGFYPPNHQKEEIGFHRNIIRQSCIFLLEQLMELSRGIIPEAKLIASKLAFAWKAKMMTEMENHLAILGFLLLVGCYRLASAFDKDELESLYHKVAHHVNTSKICHVLGISDNTSRSDDFPSIEKSKKHQAQGCTDESICNNMDTNGEGHDVICNCASSLHCTSDPALLVLDVFRNCHPTQIVRCENFSSVMRSFSDLLDQLRGVSPHIELHVKMEAFVFASDWYSTLIWSQQNPTEVVAFLQLLAIYKITDSLNSDRLLGLLEKVQPTERVVALVKILGLTEEIPCFVQNLRNKKQWLLAFNYVYAFELVNLVSPVLLLKDYVSHSKQIAKQILHAGNSSYQAQIKAINSEKHALRNAVRHIVDRGLQSEYSPFCLQQQIERLQYQMSILRQSNSNLDLTAKFQQDKPNNRTCRSAPFAQTRRELMKKRSAPAGETEFIYRAQQKQYFKRHCHLSMKR